From a single Paenibacillus sp. FSL W8-0426 genomic region:
- a CDS encoding ferric iron reductase, giving the protein MGAINYDWLQQYGRIAVTSLEQPVWSMPLAALKDPVQARQMLAEFNKHLRADSLRSAAVYFTHSLRGLVLGIHYMTAVCDARLDISLDNIELQLEVKNDRVAASFLLRDATERPHVQQAAEGDEPRNRACAHSSWRNEVLTAYYGEQLRPMIEGVAAAGGAKPGQMWSQLAGILRWFTTAVQQMPIEQAEREAVIKGYEHVISMPPDVLGLKRNLLSFKPVEVANPYQPGQTLLMKPACCLHHVVYDGQDYCYTCPKLSKAERQERYEAILAANK; this is encoded by the coding sequence ATGGGAGCGATCAATTACGATTGGCTGCAGCAGTATGGCCGAATTGCAGTGACATCGTTGGAGCAGCCAGTCTGGAGCATGCCCCTGGCCGCGTTGAAAGATCCTGTTCAAGCCAGGCAAATGCTGGCCGAGTTCAACAAACACCTTCGTGCCGACTCGCTGCGTTCGGCGGCCGTTTATTTCACGCATTCGCTGCGGGGGCTTGTGCTTGGGATCCACTACATGACAGCCGTATGCGATGCGCGGCTCGACATTTCGCTGGACAATATCGAATTGCAGCTTGAAGTGAAGAACGACCGTGTGGCAGCAAGTTTCCTCCTTAGGGATGCGACAGAGCGTCCGCATGTTCAACAGGCAGCCGAGGGAGATGAACCCCGGAATCGAGCATGTGCCCACTCCTCATGGCGAAACGAGGTGCTTACGGCATACTACGGCGAGCAGCTGCGTCCGATGATTGAAGGAGTGGCAGCAGCCGGAGGGGCCAAACCGGGCCAAATGTGGTCGCAGCTGGCGGGCATTCTGAGATGGTTCACAACGGCAGTGCAGCAGATGCCCATTGAACAGGCGGAACGCGAAGCGGTCATCAAAGGATACGAGCATGTGATCAGCATGCCTCCGGACGTGTTGGGGCTGAAAAGAAACCTCCTGTCCTTCAAGCCGGTGGAGGTTGCGAATCCCTACCAGCCCGGGCAGACCCTGCTGATGAAGCCCGCCTGCTGTTTGCATCATGTCGTCTATGACGGACAGGATTATTGCTACACCTGTCCGAAGCTGAGCAAGGCGGAGCGGCAGGAACGTTACGAAGCGATCCTCGCGGCGAATAAGTAA
- a CDS encoding beta-mannanase: MRVMDTDASGPAIRKLTLAMDEDHCTLRWLWPEGIEAVYVERSELELVSKDHVGGETTQGKLKLYTREEYKASNGYVDRITGFGAIRYTVHACGMDEDGPVLLRQQDGDNTVLASSRKADIRFSIRYKKGLFQKRKSVWMTVTAEVPVPKEALCYVRKPGGVPLNKEDGTVYPFLSDFAPGRTELPAVEVAKDDYVRLFFTDGPKYGAVYRLISD; the protein is encoded by the coding sequence ATGCGAGTTATGGATACGGACGCATCGGGACCGGCCATTCGCAAGTTGACCCTTGCGATGGACGAAGACCATTGCACGCTTCGCTGGTTGTGGCCGGAAGGCATCGAAGCCGTGTATGTTGAAAGATCGGAGCTGGAGCTGGTCAGCAAAGACCATGTCGGGGGTGAAACGACGCAGGGTAAGCTCAAGCTGTACACAAGAGAGGAATATAAAGCAAGCAACGGATACGTGGATCGGATCACGGGGTTCGGCGCTATTCGCTACACGGTCCATGCCTGCGGCATGGACGAGGACGGCCCGGTGCTGCTCCGTCAGCAGGATGGAGACAATACCGTGCTCGCAAGCAGCCGCAAGGCGGATATCCGCTTTTCGATCCGATATAAAAAAGGCTTGTTCCAGAAACGGAAAAGCGTGTGGATGACCGTTACGGCCGAGGTCCCCGTGCCGAAGGAGGCGCTCTGCTATGTGCGAAAGCCAGGCGGCGTGCCGTTGAACAAGGAGGACGGGACGGTGTACCCGTTCCTCAGCGACTTTGCGCCGGGACGAACCGAATTGCCGGCCGTCGAGGTGGCCAAGGACGATTACGTCCGCTTGTTTTTTACGGACGGTCCGAAGTACGGTGCGGTGTACCGGCTTATATCCGATTAG
- a CDS encoding ABC transporter ATP-binding protein has product MFRLETSKLDIAYEERLIVEDLNIQIPQGQITALVGANGSGKSTILKTMARIMNPKGGQVLLDGKSIHKQSTREVAKQLAILPQNPTAPEGLTVTELVSYGRFPYQKGFGSMRPEDKRMIEWAIEVTGMNEFHDRPIDQLSGGQRQRAWIAMALAQETDILFLDEPTTFLDMAHQLEVLQLLEMLNTTANRTIVMVVHDLNHASRYAHHMIGIKKGKAVATGSPVEVMNPDVLREVFNIEADIVIDPRSGVPLCLPYALAGARQQVSEQPVANESMLHVAGRTEQRIRTAAGS; this is encoded by the coding sequence ATGTTTCGTCTGGAGACGTCCAAGCTGGATATCGCTTATGAAGAAAGACTGATTGTTGAGGACCTGAATATTCAAATCCCCCAAGGCCAGATCACGGCCCTTGTCGGAGCCAACGGCTCGGGGAAATCGACAATCCTGAAAACGATGGCACGCATCATGAATCCAAAGGGCGGACAGGTGCTGCTCGACGGAAAGTCCATTCATAAGCAATCTACGCGCGAGGTAGCCAAACAGCTTGCGATCTTGCCGCAAAACCCTACTGCACCGGAAGGGCTGACCGTAACCGAGCTTGTTTCTTATGGCCGCTTCCCGTATCAAAAAGGTTTCGGATCGATGCGTCCCGAGGACAAGCGCATGATCGAATGGGCCATCGAAGTGACGGGCATGAACGAATTTCATGATCGCCCGATCGATCAGTTGTCCGGAGGACAGCGCCAACGTGCATGGATTGCGATGGCTCTTGCTCAGGAAACGGATATCCTGTTCCTTGACGAACCGACGACATTCCTTGATATGGCCCACCAGCTGGAGGTGCTTCAATTGCTGGAGATGCTGAATACGACCGCCAATCGTACCATCGTCATGGTCGTACATGATCTGAACCATGCCTCCCGTTATGCCCATCACATGATTGGCATCAAGAAAGGCAAAGCGGTGGCTACAGGCTCGCCTGTTGAAGTCATGAACCCCGACGTGCTGCGCGAAGTGTTCAACATTGAAGCAGATATCGTTATAGACCCGCGCTCGGGCGTTCCGTTGTGCTTGCCGTACGCGCTTGCCGGAGCACGCCAACAAGTATCCGAACAGCCGGTTGCGAATGAATCGATGCTGCATGTAGCAGGAAGAACGGAACAGCGCATTCGCACCGCTGCGGGAAGTTAG
- a CDS encoding glutathione peroxidase: MSVYSYKAVTTANQDVSLDQYKGKVLLIANTASQCGLTPQYGELQKLYDRYRDQGLVVLGFPCNQFGGQEPGSSEEAASFCQLNYGVNFPVFAKVEVNGEGADPLFQYLREQQPGEGESNEIQWNFTKFLVNRSGEVVARYEPKESPEAMTAEIEQLLG, from the coding sequence ATGTCCGTATATTCGTACAAAGCGGTAACTACCGCCAATCAAGACGTGTCGCTCGATCAATATAAAGGCAAAGTGCTGCTCATCGCCAACACGGCCAGCCAATGCGGGCTGACGCCGCAATACGGCGAATTGCAAAAGCTATATGATCGTTACCGCGATCAGGGCCTTGTCGTGCTCGGGTTTCCCTGCAATCAGTTCGGTGGCCAAGAACCGGGGAGCAGCGAGGAGGCAGCATCGTTCTGCCAGCTGAACTACGGCGTGAATTTCCCGGTATTCGCCAAGGTGGAAGTGAACGGTGAAGGCGCCGACCCGTTGTTCCAATATCTTCGCGAGCAGCAGCCGGGTGAGGGAGAGAGCAATGAAATCCAGTGGAATTTCACGAAGTTTCTCGTGAACCGAAGCGGTGAAGTGGTGGCACGTTACGAGCCGAAGGAATCGCCTGAGGCGATGACGGCCGAAATTGAGCAATTGCTCGGTTAA